From the genome of Candidozyma auris chromosome 2, complete sequence, one region includes:
- the CTF5 gene encoding Ctf5p: MEVHAEIDSLKSEIAALRADIGLLQSDHDALYRKVASFEASNKHRNLQRLRPPSRHLPPADDPPLILDSYFDDSIKAYFASEATSVGQKPAQNAPSGDSLVAIQERTRQGAYALLESIHRFGGITAFPINDVLYDSSEDALLGLRFDVLSHSSNAFLPSHYVILRRILLKDQRTHWQVFRYTTPAYISLDACKHHLQDPDESRGLRKFCEHIRDALVATQFKHDTIKHICSLSYTDFGSDTSDAIPLALKEIDLQCRRIVLSLAKYSIELHLTSTAIESVSSTLPEAAAFHLTALLTNATIDTLKTAFSSALIYLREENII, translated from the coding sequence ATGGAGGTCCACGCCGAGATCGATTCTCTCAAGAGCGAGATCGCCGCTCTCAGAGCTGACATTGGGCTTTTGCAGAGCGACCACGATGCGCTCTATCGTAAAGTCGCCAGCTTCGAGGCTTCCAACAAGCATCGCAACTTGCAAAGGCTTCGGCCTCCTTCACGGCACTTGCCGCCAGCCGACGACCCGCCATTGATTCTCGACTCGTACTTTGACGACTCGATCAAGGCTTATTTTGCTAGCGAGGCCACTTCTGTGGGCCAGAAACCTGCCCAGAACGCTCCTTCTGGCGACTCCCTCGTTGCCATCCAAGAACGTACTCGCCAGGGCGCATACgctcttttggaaagcATCCACAGATTTGGCGGCATCACCGCGTTTCCCATCAATGACGTTTTGTACGACTCTTCTGAGGATGCTTTGCTAGGCTTGCGCTTCGATGTGCTATCACATTCATCAAACGCTTTCCTACCGTCGCACTATGTGATCTTACGAAGAATATTGCTCAAGGATCAGCGCACCCATTGGCAAGTCTTTCGTTACACAACTCCCGCTTACATCTCCTTGGATGCTTGTAAGCATCATTTGCAAGACCCTGATGAATCTAGGGGGCTACGTAAGTTTTGCGAGCACATCAGAGACGCTTTGGTTGCAACTCAGTTTAAGCACGATACGATAAAGCACATTTGCCTGCTCAGTTACACTGACTTTGGCCTGGATACCTCTGATGCCATTCCACTCGCATTGAAGGAGATTGATCTCCAATGCCGTCGTATCGTCTTATCTTTGGCGAAATACTCCATAGAGCTACATCTCACGAGCACAGCCATCGAGTCAGTGAGTTCAACACTTCCAGAAGCGGCTGCATTTCACTTGACTGCCTTACTTACAAACGCTACGATTGACACTCTCAAAACTGCATTCTCCTCAGCATTGATATATCTTCGTGAGGAAAACATCATATAG
- the CHC1 gene encoding clathrin heavy chain, translated as MSDIPINFTQLAQLTQLGIQQSSLDFKSTTLESDHYICVREQGPQGNTVAIIDAENNYDVTRKNMTADNAIMHPKENVIALRANGTALQVFNLGTKQRLKSHTLDQPVVLWKWLTDEVLGLVTASTIYTWNIFDGTNDGPVKLTDRHHTLNSCQIINFVAEPDLNWFAVTGIAQEDGRIAGHIQLFSKARGVSQAIEGHVSRFAQIQLSGAPHPTKVFCIGNKNASGQGNMHIIEIDHAEGNPPFPKKTVDIFFPPDATNDFPISLQASNKYGIIYILTKYGFIHLYDIETGSNLFVNRITAEPVFTAAPYNQGTGIITINKSGQVLAVEVAKDKIIPYVLEKLSDVPLALSLSSRGGFPGAENLFQQQFQNYLSQGDYSNAAKVAASSEQLRTQDTINRLKHITPQPGQISPILQYFSTLLDRGTLNKYESIELAKPVLQQDRKPLFEKWLKEDKLTSSEELGDIVKSYDTALALAVYVRANVNIKVVSCLAELGQFEKILPYCQKVGYNPDYTNLIQNLVRVSPDKASEFAVSLLANGDANLNIENIADLFFSQNYIQQGTAFLLDALKNDTPSEGHLQTKVLEINLLHAPQVADAILGNQMFSHYDKPSIGKLCEKSGLFQRALEHYDDLKDIKRVIVHTNVLPADWLVSYFGQLNVQQSMACLNELMSNNLQQNLQIVIQVATKYSDLLGPLNLIKLFETYKSNEGKYYYLSSIVNLTQDPDVVYKYIEAASKLNQTKEIERVVRDNNVYNGEKVKNFLKEANLEDQLPLIIVCDRFNFVHDLILYLYKNKYFKFIEVYVQQVNSANTPQVIAGLLDVDCDENIIKNLLMSVLGRVPLKELVEEVEKRNRLKILLPFLEKTLEGGSTDQEVYNTLAKIYIDSNNSPEKFLQENDQYDTLSVGRYCEKRDPYLAYIAYSKGGNDDELINITNENKMYKYQARYLLAKSDFDLWAKVLRPENEHRRSLIDQVVSTGIPELSDPEAISITVKAFMENDLPQELIELLEKIILEPSPFNDNTSLQGLLLLTAIKADPSRVANYIEKLDKFDPNEIAPLCIDNDLLEEAFEIYDKFEQRTDAMKVLVEDIMSLDRGEQYAEKYDTPELWYQLGTAQLNGLRIPEAIDSYIKSKNPQNFEQVIEIAERAGKEDELVPFLDMARETLREPIIDNALINCYANANRLSDIEKFVAGPNVAVLEDIGDKLFEAKNYNAAKILYSNISKYSKLATTLVYLEDYQAAVDCARKASNTQVWKQVNSACIENKEFRLAQICGLNLIIDAEELPELVKTYEFNGYFDEVIALFESGLGLERAHMGMFTELAILYTKYKPEKVMEHLKLFWSRINIPKVLTACEAAHLYPELIFLYCHYEEWDNAALTMMDKSEVAFDHSSLKEIIVKVSNLEIYYKAINFYLKENPTLLVDLMSVLIPKLDLPRVVRMFVKSDNLPLIKPFLISVLDKNNSIVNGAYHDLLIEEEDHKSLRSAIESQTSNRFNSLDLAERLENHSLIFFRQISATLYTKNKKFAKAIQILKNDKLWADLIKTVAISKSTKLAHELLDYFVETGNHEGFVALLYSAYGLIEYDYVLELAWLHNLSDFIKPFEISITYENQRKLNEVHEDLEKRKAANKDDEEQTTGQPLMITNGPLGMNNTGLGYQPTGAGFGNAF; from the coding sequence atGTCGGACATACCAATCAATTTTACCCAATTGGCTCAGTTGACCCAATTGGGCATTCAGCAGCTGTCGCTTGATTTTAAATCCACCACCCTTGAATCCGACCACTACATCTGCGTTCGTGAACAGGGTCCACAGGGTAACACCGTGGCGATCATTGATGCTGAAAACAATTACGATGTAACCCGTAAAAACATGACAGCAGACAATGCTATTATGCACCCAAAGGAGAACGTGATTGCTTTGAGGGCCAACGGCACAGCGTTGCAAGTTTTCAATTTGGGAACCAAGCAGAGATTGAAGTCTCACACGCTAGACCAGCCTGTGGTGCTTTGGAAATGGTTGACCGATGAAGTGTTGGGTCTCGTCACCGCTTCCACCATATACACGTGGAATATTTTTGACGGCACGAACGACGGGCCTGTAAAACTTACTGACAGACACCACACACTTAACAGCTGCCAAATTATAAACTTTGTTGCAGAGCCTGATCTAAATTGGTTTGCCGTGACGGGCATTGCCCAGGAGGATGGCAGAATTGCTGGCCACATTCAGTTATTTTCTAAAGCCAGAGGTGTGTCGCAAGCCATTGAGGGCCATGTGTCTCGCTTTGCCCAGATCCAGTTGAGTGGTGCTCCTCACCCCACCAAGGTGTTCTGCATTGGTAACAAGAATGCCTCTGGCCAGGGCAACATGCACATCATTGAGATTGATCATGCCGAGGGTAACCCGCCTTTCCCTAAAAAGACGGTCGACATTTTCTTTCCTCCAGATGCTACAAATGATTTCCCTATCTCGTTGCAGGCATCCAACAAGTACGGAATCATCTATATCTTGACCAAGTACGGCTTCATTCACTTATATGACATTGAGACTGGCTCCAACTTATTTGTCAACAGAATCACTGCAGAACCCGTCTTCACTGCGGCTCCATACAACCAAGGCACTGGtatcatcaccatcaacaagtctGGTCAAGTTTTGGCTGTTGAAGTGGCTAAGGACAAGATCATCCCTTAcgtgttggagaagttgtctGACGTACCTTTGGCattgtctctttcttctcgtggTGGCTTCCCTGGCGCAGAGAATTTGTTCCAGCAGCAATTTCAGAACTACTTGAGCCAAGGTGACTACAGCAACGCAGCGAAGGTCGCTGCATCCTCCGAGCAATTGAGAACACAGGACACTATCAACAGATTGAAACACATCACCCCTCAGCCAGGCCAGATCTCTCCAATTTTGCAATATTTCTCCACTTTGTTGGACAGAGGTACTCTCAACAAATACGAGTCTATCGAGCTTGCCAAGCCCGTCTTGCAGCAAGACCGTAAGCCTTTGTTTGAGAAGTGGTTGAAGGAAGACAAGTTAACCTCAAGTGAAGAGTTGGGTGACATCGTCAAGTCTTACGACACAGCTTTGGCTTTGGCTGTTTACGTCCGTGCGAACGTCAATATCAAGGTTGTTTCATGTTTGGCTGAATTGGGTCAGTTCGAAAAGATTCTTCCTTACTGCCAAAAAGTTGGCTACAACCCTGACTATACTAACTTGATCCAAAACTTGGTTCGGGTCAGTCCTGACAAGGCTAGCGAGTTCGCTGTTTCCTTATTGGCTAATGGTGacgccaacttgaacattGAGAACATTGCcgatctcttcttctcccagAATTACATTCAGCAAGGTACCGCTTTCTTGTTAGATGCACTCAAAAACGATACTCCCTCTGAGGGTCACTTGCAAACAAAGGTATTGGAGATCAATTTGTTACACGCTCCTCAGGTCGCTGATGCCATCTTGGGTAATCAAATGTTCAGTCATTACGATAAGCCAAGCATTGGTAAGTTATGTGAAAAGTCAGGTCTTTTCCAGAGGGCTTTGGAACACTACGATGACTTGAAGGATATTAAAAGAGTGATAGTTCACACAAATGTGTTGCCTGCTGACTGGTTGGTATCTTACTTTGGTCAGTTGAATGTTCAGCAATCGATGGCCTGTTTGAACGAATTGATGTCCAACAATTTACAACAGAACTTGCAGATCGTCATTCAGGTCGCCACCAAGTActctgatcttcttggtcCTCTTaacttgatcaagctttttgaaacCTACAAGTCCAATGAGGGTAAGTACTACTACTTGTCATCTATTGTCAATTTGACTCAGGATCCAGATGTGGTTTACAAGTATATTGAAGCTGCAAGCAAGTTGAACCAGACAAAGGAAATCGAAAGAGTTGTCAGAGACAACAATGTTTACAACGGcgagaaggtgaaaaactttttgaaggaagctAATTTGGAGGACCAATTACCTTTAATCATTGTTTGTGACAGATTTAACTTTGTTCATGATTTGATCTTATACTTGTACAAAAacaagtacttcaagtttATTGAGGTTTATGTACAGCAAGTCAACTCTGCGAACACGCCACAAGTTATTGCTGGTTTGTTAGACGTTGACTGTGATGAAaatatcatcaaaaacTTATTGATGTCTGTCTTGGGCAGAGTGCCGCTCAAAGAGTTGGTTGAAGAGGTCGAGAAGAGAAATAGATTGAAGATCTTGCTTCcatttttggagaagactTTGGAGGGTGGCTCCActgatcaagaagtttaCAACACATTGGCAAAGATTTACATTGACTCCAATAATAGCCCAGAGAAGTTCTTGCAGGAGAACGACCAGTACGACACCTTGTCTGTCGGTAGATACTGTGAGAAGCGTGATCCTTACTTGGCCTACATTGCTTACTCAAAGGGTGGAAATGACGACGAGTTAATCAATATCACCAACGAGAACAAGATGTATAAGTATCAGGCGAGATATTTGTTGGCTAAGTCTGACTTCGATTTATGGGCCAAGGTGTTGAGACCCGAAAATGAACACAGAAGACTGTTGATTGATCAGGTTGTCTCAACTGGTATCCCAGAATTGAGCGACCCTGAAGCAATTTCCATCACTGTCAAAGCTTTCATGGAGAATGACTTGCCACAAGAATTAATCGAactcttggagaagattatTTTGGAGCCATCTCCTTTCAACGACAACACTTCATTGCAAGGTTTGTTACTCTTAACTGCCATCAAAGCCGATCCATCGCGCGTGGCCAACTACattgaaaagcttgataAATTTGATCCTAATGAGATTGCTCCCTTGTGTATTGACAATGACTTGCTCGAAGAGGCTTTTGAAATTTACGATAAGTTTGAACAAAGAACCGATGCTATGAAAGTGTTGGTTGAAGACATCATGTCGCTTGACAGAGGTGAACAGTATGCTGAGAAGTACGACACACCTGAATTGTGGTACCAATTGGGTACTGCTCAATTGAATGGGTTGAGAATTCCGGAGGCCATTGACTCCTACATCAAGTCTAAGAACCCACAGAATTTTGAACAAGTTATTGAGATTGCCGAACGCGCTGGTAAGGAAGACGAATTAGTCCCATTCTTGGATATGGCTAGGGAGACTTTGAGAGAGCCGATCATCGACAACGCATTGATTAACTGTTATGCGAATGCTAACAGATTATCTGACATTGAGAAGTTTGTCGCAGGTCCTAATGTCGCTGTGTTGGAGGATATTGGTGACAAGTTGTTCGAAGCCAAAAACTACAATGCCGCCAAGATCTTATACTCGAACATTTCAAAGTACTCAAAGTTGGCTACCACATTGGTGTATTTGGAAGACTACCAGGCTGCAGTTGACTGTGCTAGAAAAGCTTCGAATACTCAGGTTTGGAAACAAGTCAACAGCGCTTGTATCGAAAACAAGGAGTTTAGATTGGCCCAAATTTGTGGCTTGAATTTGATAATTGATGCTGAAGAGTTGCcagagttggtgaagactTACGAGTTCAATGGATACTTTGATGAGGTAATAGCCCTTTTTGAAAGCGGTTTGGGCTTAGAAAGAGCTCATATGGGTATGTTCACGGAACTTGCCATTCTCTACACCAAATACAAGCCTGAGAAGGTCATGGAGCACTTGAAATTGTTCTGGTCCCGTATCAACATTCCTAAGGTTTTGACGGCCTGTGAAGCTGCCCATCTTTACCCTGaattgatcttcttgtactGTCACTACGAAGAATGGGACAATGCTGCTTTGACCATGATGGACAAGTCTGAAGTTGCCTTTGACCATTCCTCATTGAAGGAAATCATAGTGAAGGTTTCAAACTTGGAAATCTACTACAAAGCTATCAACTTctacttgaaggagaaccCAACACTTTTGGTTGACTTGATGTCTGTGTTGATTCCAAAACTCGATCTTCCAAGAGTTGTCAGAATGTTCGTCAAGTCGGACAACTTGCCATTGATCAAACcatttttgatttcagTCCTTGATAAGAACAACTCGATTGTCAATGGCGCATATCATGACCTTTtgatcgaagaagaagatcacaaGTCTTTACGCTCTGCCATTGAGTCTCAGACTAGTAACAGGTTTAATTCCTTGGACTTAGCGGAAAGATTGGAGAATCACAGTCTTATATTTTTCCGTCAAATTTCTGCCACATTATACACCAAGAATAAGAAGTTTGCGAAAGCTATTcagatcttgaagaatgacAAATTGTGGGCcgatttgatcaagacTGTTGCAATCTCAAAGTCTACCAAGCTTGCCCACGAGCTTTTGGATTACTTTGTTGAGACTGGTAACCATGAGGGCTTCGTTGCTCTCTTATACAGTGCTTATGGCTTGATTGAATACGATTATGTTCTTGAGTTGGCTTGGTTGCACAACTTAAGCGATTTCATCAAGCCATTCGAGATCTCCATTACTTACGAgaaccaaagaaaattgaaTGAAGTGCATGAAgacttggaaaagagaaaagctGCTAAcaaggatgatgaagagcaGACCACTGGACAACCATTGATGATCACCAACGGTCCATTGGGGATGAACAATACAGGTTTGGGCTACCAGCCTACTGGCGCCGGCTTTGGCAATGCCTTTTAA
- a CDS encoding putative hydrolase — MHGVKLHTREFSCSLKRCHKIDWRKEFDSLRINEVKPLPQREIVELPRQAMKPKSDIAIDNSKTPLVLVHGLFGSKQNYTSVGRHIASLTGREVFGLDMRNHGSAPHAAPHNYITMARDTINHLEKSIKQPVVLAGHSMGAKVSMLVSLIRPELVEKLIVIDNSPASQSLDEQFYRDLLGLCHLERDKSLPKLQKSVMALKMDKMLSKYENDKLVRLFLLSNLIRRQSRNDNSPIKFRVPVLNFLKDDVLRELGQWPPEVEHLTFDKPVKVMKAEHSSFITQESLDSHFPKYFPNRDVSVYNCGHWLVSEMPERFVKETVEFLELK, encoded by the coding sequence aTGCATGGTGTTAAACTACACACCAGAGAATTCTCTTGTTCCCTTAAGAGATGTCATAAAATTGACTGGCGCAAAGAATTTGATTCACTCCGAATCAACGAAGTCAAGCCTCTTCCCCAGAGAGAGATCGTGGAGCTACCGAGACAAGCAATGAAGCCCAAAAGTGATATCGCCATTGACAACCTGAAGACTCCTCTTGTCCTAGTTCATGGCCTCTTTGGATCAAAGCAGAACTACACTTCGGTTGGTAGACATATTGCAAGTCTCACGGGACGAGAAGTATTTGGTCTTGATATGAGGAACCATGGGTCTGCTCCGCACGCTGCTCCACACAATTACATAACTATGGCCCGTGACACGATCAACCATCTTGAGAAGAGCATAAAGCAGCCTGTTGTTTTGGCGGGACATCTGATGGGAGCCAAAGTGTCCATGTTGGTAAGTTTGATTCGTCCtgagcttgtggagaagcttaTAGTAATTGACAACAGCCCGGCGTCACAAAGTCTCGATGAGCAGTTCTACagagatcttcttggatTATGCCATTTGGAAAGAGACAAGAGCTTGCCtaagttgcaaaaatcaGTGATGGCGCTTAAAATGGACAAGATGTTGAGTAAATATGAAAATGACAAGTTGGTGCGGTTGTTTCTCCTATCCAATTTGATAAGGAGGCAGTCGAGGAACGATAACCTGCCTATCAAGTTTCGCGTACCAGTGCTTAACTTCCTCAAAGATGATGTTCTCCGTGAGTTGGGCCAGTGGCCACCTGAAGTGGAACACTTGACTTTTGATAAGCCCGTCAAAGTGATGAAAGCAGAACACTCATCTTTCATCACGCAAGAGTCTCTCGACAGTCACTTCCCGAAGTACTTTCCCAACAGAGATGTTTCGGTGTACAATTGTGGCCACTGGCTCGTGAGCGAAATGCCAGAGAGATTTGTCAAAGAGACGGTCGAATTTTTGGAGTTGAAGTGA
- the NCB2 gene encoding negative cofactor 2 transcription regulator complex subunit NCB2, producing the protein MSDFAPTSSNPGEDLSLPKATVQKIVSEILPKDIAISKEAREAITECSIEFIMILSTQSNDIAEKEAKKTIASDHVIKALKELGFHNYLDIINRVLDEHKELLKGKEKKNNKFLNSGLTEEELLKQQEELFKKSRARLQGNGSPGAQEIKQEN; encoded by the coding sequence ATGTCGGACTTTGCGCCCACGTCTTCCAATCCAGGTGAAGACTTGTCGTTGCCGAAGGCAACAGTGCAAAAAATCGTAAGCGAGATTTTGCCCAAAGATATCGCAATTTCCAAGGAAGCAAGAGAGGCCATTACCGAGTGCAGCATAGAGTTTATCATGATATTGTCGACGCAGCTGAACGATATAGCGGAAAaggaagcgaagaaaaCAATTGCCAGTGATCACGTCATTAAAgcgttgaaggagttgggcTTCCACAACTatcttgatatcatcaacagAGTTTTAGATGAACacaaggagttgttgaagggcaaagaaaagaaaaacaacAAGTTCCTCAACTCAGGGTTGACGGAAGAGGAacttttgaagcagcaggagGAGTTGTTTAAGAAGTCTAGGGCCCGTTTGCAAGGGAACGGGTCGCCGGGGGCACAGGAAATCAAGCAGGAAAACTAA
- a CDS encoding polyubiquitin-binding protein UFD1 — protein sequence MFSGFGSGFFGGQNFSPVNMKFEDYFRCYPIAMMPDNVRKDDANFGGKIFLPPSALNKLTMLHIRYPMLFELTNEAANIKTHSGVLEFVAEEGRVYIPQWMMTTLKLQPGSLVKIANHDLPNGRFTKLEPQSVDFLEISDPKAVLENALRKFSTLTVDDIIEIDYNDTRYGIKVLEAKPESESRGICVVETDLETEFAPPVGYVEPEYKPKSVKPSTTPIDPSSVKKSAGAGTMAQSINYANIVANASKTNYKGTGQKLSGKATGTEDKKISIDDLNPDIPPVPLHLPSNKIFLGWPVTLPTPVESENEQSAPKSFSGEGKSLRQSKKRSNKVKEHPPLKNHSRSPDYIEIDD from the coding sequence ATGTTTTCAGGATTCGGATCGGGCTTCTTTGGGGGCCAGAACTTTTCCCCAGTCAATATGAAGTTTGAAGATTACTTCAGATGCTATCCAATAGCTATGATGCCAGACAACGTACGCAAAGATGATGCCAACTTTGGCGGCAAGATCTTTCTCCCACCTTCGGCTTTGAATAAGCTCACAATGTTGCATATCAGATACCCAATGTTGTTTGAGTTGACAAATGAAGCGGCGAATATCAAAACTCACAGTGGTGTGTTGGAATTTGTTGCAGAGGAAGGTAGAGTGTACATCCCTCAATGGATGATGACCACGCTTAAGTTACAGCCTGGATCGTTGGTTAAGATCGCAAATCATGATTTGCCTAATGGTAGATTTACAAAGCTCGAGCCGCAGTCAGTGGACTTCCTCGAGATATCTGATCCTAAGGCAGTGTTAGAGAATGCTTTGCGAAAGTTTTCGACATTAACAGTGGACGATATCATAGAAATTGACTATAATGATACAAGATATGGTATCAAGGTTCTAGAAGCCAAACCTGAGTCAGAATCGAGAGGTATCTGTGTAGTTGAAACAGATTTAGAGACAGAGTTTGCGCCCCCTGTTGGATATGTGGAGCCCGAGTACAAGCCAAAATCAGTTAAGCCATCTACGACACCAATCGATCCATCAAGCGTGAAAAAGAGTGCTGGCGCAGGCACCATGGCACAATCTATCAACTATGCAAATATTGTGGCGAACGCAAGCAAAACCAATTATAAAGGTACTGGACAGAAGCTTTCCGGTAAGGCTACTGGCACCGAGGATAAAAAAATCAGCATTGATGACTTGAATCCTGACATTCCTCCTGTTCCTTTGCATTTGCCATCTAACAAAATATTCTTGGGATGGCCCGTCACATTGCCCACCCCAGTAGAATCGGAGAATGAGCAATCAGCCCCTAAGTCATTTTCTGGCGAGGGAAAGTCACTAAGACAGAGCAAGAAGCGGTCcaacaaagtcaaagagCACCCACCATTGAAAAACCATTCTCGTAGTCCAGACTACATCGAGATTGACGATTAG
- the HPT1 gene encoding hypoxanthine phosphoribosyltransferase has product MDNADVEATKMYITYNNIHQLCQETSEKIKQFKPDLIIAIGGGGFIPARMLRTFLKEPGQPNIRIMAIILSLYEDIDTVGSQAEKVGTQVVRTQWIDYAQSKVDLVNKNILIIDEVDDTRTTLHYAVSELKKDVAEQAKVKGANPEDTKFGIFVLHDKDKKKKADLPDDIMKTGNYFAARTVPDVWIAYPWESDDIVYHTKRAVEQGNDVFLPSTTE; this is encoded by the coding sequence ATGGACAACGCCGACGTCGAAGCCACCAAGATGTACATCACGTACAACAACATCCACCAGTTATGTCAGGAGACTTCcgaaaagatcaagcagTTCAAGCCTGACTTGATCATCGCAATCGGCGGCGGTGGGTTCATTCCAGCTCGTATGTTGAGaactttcttgaaagagcCAGGCCAGCCAAACATAAGAATCATGGCTATCATTTTGTCTCTCTATGAGGACATCGACACTGTTGGCTCCCAGGCCGAGAAAGTCGGTACTCAAGTTGTGAGAACCCAGTGGATCGACTACGCCCAGTCAAAGGTCGACTTGgtcaacaaaaacatcttgatcattgatgaggttgacgACACTAGAACTACCTTACACTATGCTGTGTctgagttgaagaaggacgTGGCGGAACAGGCAAAGGTCAAGGGTGCCAACCCAGAAGACACCAAGTTTGGTATCTTTGTTCTTCACGACaaggacaaaaagaagaaggccgATTTACCCGATGATATCATGAAGACAGGAAACTACTTTGCCGCCAGAACTGTCCCGGATGTCTGGATCGCATACCCATGGGAGTCTGATGACATTGTTTACCACACCAAGAGAGCTGTGGAGCAAGGCAACGACGTCTTCCTTCCTTCTACCACAGAGTAG